One window of the Betta splendens chromosome 21, fBetSpl5.4, whole genome shotgun sequence genome contains the following:
- the atp6ap2 gene encoding renin receptor — protein MSPTSFRRMKARFSVVFVFCFFLTTGVYGDTFTVLQAPDFVSFQKGDWPVSGEKIPDLVALTMGFSVQEDLSWSGLRSGSLFRRPSANVLLVVRGVDSLVLPQSVASYPLENPVPFTLDNVAETVHSLFAEDTPVVLQLAPSEERLYMLGKANAVFEDLPVTLQQIRARLSQDGSVLASLPLNSLSRNSEADLLFLSEVQVLHDITALLQRHRHLAKDHSPDLYSLELSGLEELSRLYGEDSPQYRDATAILASVLQKFGEEVYGLYGNNAVVEVVTVKMFEAPLTRKSRSILQSSQTKNEDPYNRAYKYRADYAVVFNIVLWLMIILAIAVIVISYNLWNMDPGYDSIIYRMTNQKIRMD, from the exons ATGTCGCCGACAAGCTTCCGAAGGATGAAGGCTCGATTTTCCGTGGTGTTtgtcttctgcttctttttaaCAACCG gTGTCTATGGAGACACTTTTACAGTGCTACAGGCTCCGGACTTTGTGTCCTTCCAGAAAGGAGACTGGCCTGTTTCTGGGGAGAAGATCCCAGACTTGGTGGCTTTAACAATGGGCTTTTCTGTTCAAGAG gatcTGTCCTGGTCCGGCCTCCGCTCTGGTTCTTTATTCCGGCGTCCCAGTGCTAATGTTCTGTTGGTGGTCAGAGGAGTTGATAGCCTGGTTCTGCCTCAGAGCGTGGCCTCTTACCCCTTGGAGAAT CCGGTGCCCTTCACTTTGGATAATGTTGCAGAGACAGTTCACTCTCTTTTTGCTGAAGACACACCTGTAGTGCTGCAACTGGCTCCCAGTGAGGAG aGGCTGTATATGCTTGGAAAAGCCAATGCCGTATTTGAGGACCTACCAGTCACTTTGCAGCAGATCCGTGCTCGTCTGTCCCAGGATGGCTCTGTGCTGGCCTCCCTGCCCCTCAACTCTCTTAGCAGAAATTCAGAG GCTGATCTGCTCTTCTTGTCTGAGGTTCAAGTACTGCATGACATCACAGCTCTG TTACAAAGGCACAGGCATTTAGCTAAGGACCACTCGCCTGATCTCTACTCCTTGGAGCTGTCaggcctggaggagctgagccgGCTCTATGGCGAAGATTCTCCTCAGTATCGTGACGCCACTGCCATCCTGGCCTCTGTCCTGCAGAAG TTTGGGGAAGAGGTGTATGGTCTCTATGGCAACAATGCTGTCGTGGAAGTTGTGACAGTGAAAATGTTTGAAGCTCCTTTGACCAGGAAGTCTCGTTCCATCCTGCAATCTAGTCAGACT AAAAATGAAGACCCATACAACCGGGCCTACAAGTACAGGGCTGACTATGCTGTGGTTTTCAACATTGTGCTATGGCTGATGATCATTCTGGCTATCGCGGTCATCGTCATTTCCTACAACCTGTGGAACATGGACCCAGGCTACGACAGCATCATCTACAGGATGACAAATCAGAAGATCAGGATGGATTAA